The sequence CTCTCACTGTTTTATCAAAAATAAATATATCACTTACACCAGAGGTGAAGTATTTATGAAAGGGTATCACTGCCCTTAAGTGGTTAAATAATGGGGGCTCATCTCCTATTGGTATACGGGTTCCAGCTGTTTCTTCCACATCTTCGGAAATACCAGATTGGGAGTGAAATACTACCTTTCCTCCACTTCCTTCACAGTATAGTCCATCTTCATTTAATAAATAATTATTCAGTGTATCCACTATTTTTAAACCTAAGTCTGTGGTGTTAGAATCAACTCCGTATTTACCATTAGAGAACATGTTAGCTGTTTCTGCAAGCCCAAATATCCCTACCATGGAAGTGAATTTTTCCAAATCTATAAAACCTTCTTCAGCTAAAAAATCATTCTCATAAAACTTAACATCTTCCACTAAAAATTTAGCCCTAGCATTTGCCATATCAACACTTGCTTTAGCTATTTCCTTAAGTTTATTATTTAAGAAATCATCAAGATTTATTGCCTCTTTGGCTAACCTCAACAGATTTATACGAATAAGGGTGTGGCTACCTCCCCCTATTTTCAAGCTATTGTAACAGCTTACAACCCCGTAATTTCCCACCTGCTCACATATCATCTTATTGTTGTGGAAGTGTGGTTTACCTGTGGTAAGGGCCGTTCTAACACCTTCAATAAGATAATTATCCTCTGTTAGGTTTTCATCAAATTTGAAGGATATATTTGGAACACCTTGCTTTAATTCACGCTCTGCTTTAAGAATCAACCTACCCACTAGGGTATCTTCTGGTCCTATATTCATGTGTGCAAAACCATCTGCAATCATTCTATCTATACTAATTAAAAACCACTTTATCATTTTGTAAACTGAGTCAATATCCATCTCTTTAACATATGGTGTTAGCAATTTATCAATTTCTCCTAAAAAAACCGGTTGGCCTGTTATTGACGGCACATTGGTATACATAATTAAAAGTGTTTGGATAGCCTCAAATAAGTCCTCAGGAGGACTAAGATTTAAAAACTTACTGCCTTTTTCAAATAGCAGTTCATAATCTGGTAAAATATACCTTGATCTATATGGAGCATGTCCCTCATAAAGGTCACATAATATTTTTTTACTGTAGTATTCCTTTGTCTTTTCTTGTATTTGGGGGTAATCTAAAATGTTTTCAGCCTGTGATGCTAAAAGGTGTTTCTTTTGTCTATAGGTAAGGGTGTTATCTGTAACGATTTCATATATTATCTTTTGTTTATCATTCACTGGTGTTCCCTCCTTCAATCTGTTTAGAAATATTGTTATTATTATAACACTTTCTTGTGATTTTTTGTTAATAAATGTCGAAAAAAGTCATTTCTCCTTTTGTAATATTTAGTTCTTTAGATATATATTAAAGGAGTTTATTTTTTTAAAACCAATTTGTTTGTATAGATTTAGGGCCTTTTTGTTATCCATTGTTACTGCAAGGCTCATTTTCGTATAACCCTTCTGTATGAGTAATTGAAACATTTTATTTAAAAGCTTTTTACTCAGTCCTTTCCCCTGCTCATGGGGAGCAATTGCAAAGTCCATTAAAAAACATGTTTCCCTGTTCTTTGCAGTAACAAGACCATATCCTATGATTTCATTGTTTTTCATTAAAAACAATGATTCCTGTGCTAGAAATTCACCATAATTTCCTTCAACAATCTGATTAAGAACCTTCCTTTGCCCCTTGGGTGTAAAAAACTCTGAGTAAATTATACTATCTATACTGCCTGCAAAGGATCTTAGCATCAGCTTAGTTAGTTCGTCTGCTTTACTTAAGCAGAACCCTTCAGTTGTTATTTCCTCAAAGTTATTTAAACTCAGCTTGTCTAATACAAGTTCCATCTCTAATCTCTTATACCTATTAAAACCCACTTTGTTTAAAACCCTTGTCAGAGGAATGGAACTAATTGGAGGGATGTTGCAAACAAATTCAGTTATTTTTTCTTCCCTAAGAAGCTGTGTACTTTCATTTAATAGCTGGCATAAAATCTTATTCCTCTTTAATCCGTATATTGCATATAACATAGTAAAGGAAGCTTTATAATGGCTAACTATTTCGTATTCTAAATATCCAGCTATCTTATTACCATCTACATAACCAAATGCAGTAATAACTCCCTTTTTAAGTAAAACCCTTTTTTCCATAAAGTATGATTTCAAGTCACGACTATACTCATTGCTATATTTTATGGCCATTTCATTTAGTATTTCATCAATTAAATGATTTTTATCACCGTTAAGCCTTACTAGCATATGTATCCCAACCCCTCCCGCACATCCTTTAGTATACTAAAATTCTATGCTAATTGGTTATTATCCTGCACATTTTTTAATTTCTGTTAATTGGCATCACATTTCTAGCTTTTTAATAGTATAATATTAAATAGAAGAAAATAGGAAGGATTTGATAAAGTGTCTAAAAAACAAGGAATTATACTTATATTAGTTGGTCTTTTTTTCTTATTATTAAACTTAAATATAATTTCAAGGGATTATATAGTTTTGTTCGTGGGCTTAGGTCTCTTGTTAGGTAACATAGTAAACCACAGGGAGTATACCTTTGTCCCAGGTTTAGTGGTTACTGCGGTGGGGCTTTATAATGTTCTAAATAGCTATTATTATATTCATAGGTCTGTCTTCTTAGTACTTCTGGGGGTTGCTTTCCTACTATCATACCTTTTAGATGGCACAAAAGAAACTTGGCCTCTTTACCCGGGTTTTGCACTAACTTTTGCAGGTGCCTATAGATACATTAAGGATGTGTACGATCTCAGGGAATATACAAAGTTAGTAGCTCCTATTGTTCTAATCGTAGTTGGAATAATTGTGGTCATAAGAAGCTTGAAAAACAAAGAGATTTAATTGAGCTACACTTAAAAACCCAGCCCTTTCGTATAAAAAATACGTAAGGCTGGGTTTTAATTATATTGTCTTTTCAACAAGTTCTTCTTTGTATTGAAGTTGGTATAGGTCGTGGTAGATGCCACCATTATCTAAAAGTTCTTGGTGGGTACCCATTTCTCTTATTTTCCCTTTATGCATAACTATTATTTTATCAGCGTTTTGGATTGTAGATAATCTATGGGCTACTACAATTGTTGTTCTTCCTTCTATTAGTTTCTCTAATGCTTCTTGTATCAATACTTCTGTTTCCGTATCGATATTTGCAGTTGCTTCATCTAATACCAAAATTGATGGGTCAAAGGCTAAAGCCCTTGCAAAGGCTAGCAACTGTCGCTGGCCTGATGAGAATGTCGACCCTCTTTCTTGAACTTCTTCATCATACTTATCTGGTAGTTTTTCGATGAATTTATCAGCATTGATTGTCCTAGCTATTTCAACAATCTGCTCATCGGAAATATGTTCATTGTTTAGTCTTATGTTTGTTTTAACATCGCCACTAAACAAAAATACATCCTGTAGCACAACACCTATGAATTTTCTTAATTCTTGTTGTGTTACATCCTTTATGTTTACTCCATCTATGAGTATTTCACCCTTTTGTATATCGTAGAATCTACTAATCAGGCTTATTATTGATGTTTTACCTGCTCCTGTAGCTCCTACAAAGGCAACTGTCTCACCTGGGTTTATTGTAAAGCTTACATCTCTAAGAACCCATTCTCCCTCGTTGTAGGCGAACCAAACGTTTTTGAATTCTATCTTACCTTCAACTTCTGTAATATCCTTTGGTTCTTCTGGGTTATTAATATCAGCTTTTGTATCTAAAAGTTGAAATATCCTTTCGGAGGATGCCATGGAAGCTTGAAGAATGTTATACTTTTCTGTTAAATCATTTATAGGTTGAAAGAACATTTGAATGTAACTGATAAATGCATACAATACACCGAACTCTATGGTTCCTCTTAGTACAGATCCTCCACCAAACCATATAAGTAACGCCAAGGATAAAAAGTAAAGTAAGTCAATGAATGGTCTAAATACGGCAAAAACTTTAACTTCTGATAGTGATGCTTCGAGATAGCTTGAATTAATCCCATCAAATTCTTTGTATTTCTTTTGTTCTTTTTTAAATATCTGCACTATCCGCATTCCAGATATATTTTCAGCTATGTTTGCATTAATCCTAGCAAGTCTTGTTCTTACTTCCCTGTATGCAGTTCTTGCTTTAATTCTGAAGATTACTGAGGACAGTAGTACTACTGGTAACATTAGCAGTGTTATGGTAGCTAATCTCAAATTAAGACGAGCCATTATTATCAAAATACCAACTAGCATAAATACATCTTTAAATAAGTTAACCATAACGTTTACAAACATTTCGTTAAGGGTTTCCGTATCATTAGTAACCCTTGTCACTAATCTACCAACAGGGTTTTTATCAAAGAAGCTTAGGGACATCTTTTGTAAATGTACAAAAATCTCTTCCCTCAGATTAAACAGAATTTGCTGGCCAGTCCTATTTAGCAAAATCACCTGTGCATAGTTTAACCCAAACCCTAATAATACAATTCCTAGGAATATTAAACCTATTCTCAGCAGGCCATTTATATCTCGATCCCTAAATGTTATGTAGGATTCACGGTCCATGAGTTCACCTGAAAACTCACCTTCATCATTTAGAAAGTAAACTACTCCATTTTCCTCTCTTACTTGAAAGTCTTCGCTTTTGAAGGTTGATGGAACCAAGTAATTTTGTCCTTCATAAGACATTATTTGGTATCTGGGATTATCAGGATAATCCTCAGGTAAAAGTCTTTCCTTAACGAAGTATCTCCCCCTAAATTCCACAGCATTCGAATGATCAACGGGATTATCAAATGCAACCATGGGAGATGTAAATATATAGTCATCTATGGCTATTTTAACAAGATATGGTCTCGTTAAATCAATTGCCGTAATAACTAGTAGAAAACATATGGATAATGCAAATGCCTTCCAATATGGTTTAGCATACTTTAATAATCTTTTCATTAATTTGGAGTCATAGGCTTTTCCTAGTATTTCTTCATCGTGAATATTATTAGCCATATCTATTCCCCCCTTATGCCTTATTTAGTTTTTCTTCTAATAGTTGTTTCAGATGTAATTGATAGTACAGTCCTTTATGTTCTACCAATTGTTCATGGGTACCTCGCTCTATTATCTCCCCATCATCCATAACTAATATCTCGTCAGCTTCCTTAACAGTAGATACCCTGTGTGAAATAATAATACTAGTTCTTGAAGCCATTATTGTCTTAAGGCCTTTAAGTATCTCTTCCTCAGTGTGTGTATCTACTGCAGATAAACTGTCGTCTAAAATAAGTATTGAAGGGTCTTTAATTATTGCCCTTGCTATAGAAACACGTTGTTTTTGGCCGCCAGATAGGGTAACCCCTCTCTCTCCCATCATTGTCTCAAATTTCTCCGGAAAATCCATAATATTATCATAAACTTGAGCAAATTTTGCTGCATCAGTAACTTGAGTATTTGTATAATCATCTAGTGCAAAGGCTATATTTTCAGAAATAGATGTTGAGAATAGGAAGTTATCTTGGGGTACATACCCTATGTTTTCCCTAAGGGATTTCAGTTTTATTTTATTAATATCTACTCCATCAATAAAAAGAGTTCCTTCAGGTGAGTTAACTAAGCGTAGAAGTAAATTCACAAGGGTTGTTTTACCACTCCCTGTACGACCTATTATAGCTACTGTCTTACCTTGGGATATTTTAAGATTTATATTTTTTAATGCAGGCTCTCCCTTTTCATAGCTAAAGGTTAAGTCCTTAAACTCTATTTCACCTTTCACTTGTAAGTCCTGGGCATCCTTAGCATCCCTTATTTCAGGTCTTTCTAGAAGAATCTCGTTTATCCTATCCATGGATGCTGCTCCCCTTTGAATAACATTCATTACCCAGCCGATGGCCATCATTGGCCATATCATCATCCCCAGATAACTATTAAATGCAACAAAGTCACCTATGGATATATCTCCATAAATAACGGCTCTACCTCCAAATCCTAATACTAAAAGTAGACTTATTGTTGATATGACTTGTATTAGTGGGTGTAATGCTCCCCAAATCTTAACAAGACGCATATTTGAATTAACATGTTTCTGGCTTGCTTCATTGAACTTATGGATTTCTGCTCCTTCTTGAACAAAAGCTTTTACAACCCTAATACCAGACAGATTTTCTTGGGTCTTGTCTGTCAGGTTCGAAAATGCTTCTTGTACTGCTCTAAATCTTTTATGTATAAGTTTACCCATCATTCTCGCACCGATTGCTATGAAGGGTAGGGGTACCATGGCAATAAGAGTTAGTGCCACACCCACTTGATTAATCATAAGAAATACTGTAATTACTGAGATTACCACAGCATCTGTTATCATAATAACACCTTGACCAAAAGCCATTCTTATGGCATTTATGTCATTTGTAGCGTGGGCCATAAGGTCCCCTGTTTTGTGATGATTAAAATAGGCTGGGGATAGTTTTTGTAAATGACCAACAAGTCTGTTACGTAGAAAATATTCCAATTTTCTAGATGTACCAATTATAAAAATTCTCCACATGAATCTACTAAATGCTATTGTAAACGCGATTACACAAATAATACCTGCATATCTAATTAGGCCATCTGAATTTAGTGTTCCAATTGCCAACTGATCTGTTAAGTTTCCTAAAACCCTCGGAATGATCAACTGCATAATGTTTACTAGTAATAGCCAAAAAAGTCCA comes from Alkalicella caledoniensis and encodes:
- a CDS encoding YjjI family glycine radical enzyme encodes the protein MNDKQKIIYEIVTDNTLTYRQKKHLLASQAENILDYPQIQEKTKEYYSKKILCDLYEGHAPYRSRYILPDYELLFEKGSKFLNLSPPEDLFEAIQTLLIMYTNVPSITGQPVFLGEIDKLLTPYVKEMDIDSVYKMIKWFLISIDRMIADGFAHMNIGPEDTLVGRLILKAERELKQGVPNISFKFDENLTEDNYLIEGVRTALTTGKPHFHNNKMICEQVGNYGVVSCYNSLKIGGGSHTLIRINLLRLAKEAINLDDFLNNKLKEIAKASVDMANARAKFLVEDVKFYENDFLAEEGFIDLEKFTSMVGIFGLAETANMFSNGKYGVDSNTTDLGLKIVDTLNNYLLNEDGLYCEGSGGKVVFHSQSGISEDVEETAGTRIPIGDEPPLFNHLRAVIPFHKYFTSGVSDIFIFDKTVRDNPQSMADIIKGSMKRGLRTFTVNVGDSDLIRITGYMIKRTDLDNYRKGIKNKDSSANLGAEAVDNQRILERKIRIADE
- a CDS encoding GNAT family N-acetyltransferase, giving the protein MLVRLNGDKNHLIDEILNEMAIKYSNEYSRDLKSYFMEKRVLLKKGVITAFGYVDGNKIAGYLEYEIVSHYKASFTMLYAIYGLKRNKILCQLLNESTQLLREEKITEFVCNIPPISSIPLTRVLNKVGFNRYKRLEMELVLDKLSLNNFEEITTEGFCLSKADELTKLMLRSFAGSIDSIIYSEFFTPKGQRKVLNQIVEGNYGEFLAQESLFLMKNNEIIGYGLVTAKNRETCFLMDFAIAPHEQGKGLSKKLLNKMFQLLIQKGYTKMSLAVTMDNKKALNLYKQIGFKKINSFNIYLKN
- a CDS encoding ABC transporter ATP-binding protein, with the protein product MANNIHDEEILGKAYDSKLMKRLLKYAKPYWKAFALSICFLLVITAIDLTRPYLVKIAIDDYIFTSPMVAFDNPVDHSNAVEFRGRYFVKERLLPEDYPDNPRYQIMSYEGQNYLVPSTFKSEDFQVREENGVVYFLNDEGEFSGELMDRESYITFRDRDINGLLRIGLIFLGIVLLGFGLNYAQVILLNRTGQQILFNLREEIFVHLQKMSLSFFDKNPVGRLVTRVTNDTETLNEMFVNVMVNLFKDVFMLVGILIIMARLNLRLATITLLMLPVVLLSSVIFRIKARTAYREVRTRLARINANIAENISGMRIVQIFKKEQKKYKEFDGINSSYLEASLSEVKVFAVFRPFIDLLYFLSLALLIWFGGGSVLRGTIEFGVLYAFISYIQMFFQPINDLTEKYNILQASMASSERIFQLLDTKADINNPEEPKDITEVEGKIEFKNVWFAYNEGEWVLRDVSFTINPGETVAFVGATGAGKTSIISLISRFYDIQKGEILIDGVNIKDVTQQELRKFIGVVLQDVFLFSGDVKTNIRLNNEHISDEQIVEIARTINADKFIEKLPDKYDEEVQERGSTFSSGQRQLLAFARALAFDPSILVLDEATANIDTETEVLIQEALEKLIEGRTTIVVAHRLSTIQNADKIIVMHKGKIREMGTHQELLDNGGIYHDLYQLQYKEELVEKTI
- a CDS encoding ABC transporter ATP-binding protein — protein: MGRFKFLKPFFKQYKWHYLFGLFWLLLVNIMQLIIPRVLGNLTDQLAIGTLNSDGLIRYAGIICVIAFTIAFSRFMWRIFIIGTSRKLEYFLRNRLVGHLQKLSPAYFNHHKTGDLMAHATNDINAIRMAFGQGVIMITDAVVISVITVFLMINQVGVALTLIAMVPLPFIAIGARMMGKLIHKRFRAVQEAFSNLTDKTQENLSGIRVVKAFVQEGAEIHKFNEASQKHVNSNMRLVKIWGALHPLIQVISTISLLLVLGFGGRAVIYGDISIGDFVAFNSYLGMMIWPMMAIGWVMNVIQRGAASMDRINEILLERPEIRDAKDAQDLQVKGEIEFKDLTFSYEKGEPALKNINLKISQGKTVAIIGRTGSGKTTLVNLLLRLVNSPEGTLFIDGVDINKIKLKSLRENIGYVPQDNFLFSTSISENIAFALDDYTNTQVTDAAKFAQVYDNIMDFPEKFETMMGERGVTLSGGQKQRVSIARAIIKDPSILILDDSLSAVDTHTEEEILKGLKTIMASRTSIIISHRVSTVKEADEILVMDDGEIIERGTHEQLVEHKGLYYQLHLKQLLEEKLNKA